In a single window of the Rhinolophus ferrumequinum isolate MPI-CBG mRhiFer1 chromosome 21, mRhiFer1_v1.p, whole genome shotgun sequence genome:
- the CHMP6 gene encoding charged multivesicular body protein 6, which yields MGNLFGRKKQSRVTEQDKAILQLKQQRDKLKQYQKRITQQLEREREIARQLLRDGRKERAKLLLKKKRYREQLLDKTENQITSLETMVQSIEFTQIEMKVIEGLQFGNECLNKMHQVMSIEEVERILDETQEAVEYQRQIDELLAGSFTQEDEDAILEELNAITQEQIELPEVPSEPLPEKKPEKAPVQARPRQADLVAAS from the exons ATGGGCAACCTGTTCGGCCGCAAGAAGCAGAGCCGCGTCACCGAGCAGGACAAAGCCATCCTG CAACTGAAGCAGCAGCGGGATAAGCTGAAGCAGTACCAGAAGAGGATCACGCAGCAGCTGGAGCGGGAGCGGGAGATTGCCCGGCAGCTTCTGCGGGATGGCAGGAAGGA ACGGGCCAAGCTGCTGCTCAAGAAGAAGCGATACCGGGAGCAGCTCCTGGACAAGACGGAAAACCAGATCACCAGCCTGGAGACGATG GTCCAGAGTATTGAGTTCACCCAGATCGAGATGAAGGTGATCGAAGGGCTGCAGTTTGGAAATGAGTGTCTGAATAAAATGCACCAG GTGATGTCCATAGAGGAAGTGGAGCGGATACTGGATGAGACCCAGGAGGCCGTGGAGTACCAGCGG CAAATAGATGAGCTGTTGGCAGGAAGCTTCACTCAAGAGGATGAAGATGCCATCCTGGAGGAGCTGAATGCAATCACTCAG GAACAAATCGAGCTCCCAGAGGTTCCTTCAGAGCCCCTTCCTGAAAAGAAACCAG AGAAAGCCCCTGTCCAGGCCAGGCCCAGGCAGGCCGACCTGGTGGCAGCCTCCTAA